A window from Cydia strobilella chromosome 9, ilCydStro3.1, whole genome shotgun sequence encodes these proteins:
- the LOC134744090 gene encoding glucose dehydrogenase [FAD, quinone]-like — translation MNNFLFLIISVCVNSFTLFIYIVYYGNLIGSYNDKINQEYDYIIVGSGTAGSLIAHRLATETNFTFIVLEAGGQGNLLFEIPVLGPLLHGSPYDWVYETVPQDNACLAMKNRKCKLIQGKTVGGSSKLNNMVHVRGNLSHYVNWFHQEHGEEYIRKQFEFVEKQFLHIDNVLYKSELADAVINAAIELGYETDNGKFTNSRLSQYKGKRWSMSDNVDSKHIVTNALVSKILIKQNVAYGVKILKFGKEIECYATKGVIVSAGTYNSPKLLQLSGIGPKSLLNLLDIPTVQELLVGENLQEHVATGLDLLLFNHSLRVNALNVLNFMNVYEYFINGQGPFTSPGCEAVGFLSTKGQKEPDLQFMVLPVGITSDGGSHLMKLLGLKDEVWDSYFTKLFDEHTATILPIVLHPKSKGKVYINSRDPNTPPLIDPKYFEEKEDLDVLRNGVKKVLQFIKTQAIQDVGGFVNTLPFPGCETYVLFSDDYLDCYMRHLTLTSYHPVGTCSMGLSSSDSVVDTSFRVHGVRGLYVVDGSVLPKLPSGNINAAITMMASLFFDKNIKTKTNDVCYRGDIIYEYIYDVCLSEV, via the exons ATGAATAACTTCCTGTTTTTGATAATCAGTGTATGCGTTAATTCATTTACGctgtttatttacattgtatattatGGAAATTTGATCGGTTCTTATAATGACAAAATTAATCAAGAATACGACTATATTATTG ttggaTCAGGCACAGCCGGTTCCTTGATAGCACACAGATTGGCCACGGAAACCAATTTCACATTCATTGTGTTGGAGGCAGGAGGCCAAGGCAACCTACTGTTTGAGATACCTGTGTTGGGCCCCTTATTACATGGCTCACCATATGACTGGGTGTATGAGACAGTGCCACAAGATAATGCTTGTCTGGCTATGAAAAATAGG AAATGCAAGCTCATTCAAGGGAAAACAGTGGGAGGTTCTTCAAAGCTCAACAACATGGTGCATGTGAGGGGAAACTTATCACATTATGTCAATTGGTTTCATCAGGAACACGGTGAAGAGTATATAAGGAAACAGTTTGAATTTGTTGAGAAACAGTTCCTTCACATAGACAATGTGTTATACAAGAGTGAACTAGCTGATGCAGTTATAAATGCTGCCATAGAATTAGGATATGAAACAGACAATGGAAAATTTACAAATAGTAGACTAAGTCAATACAAAGGTAAGAGATGGTCCATGTCTGATAATGTAGACAGTAAACATATAGTCACAAATGCCTTAgttagtaaaattttaattaaacaaaatgtagcttatggtgtgaAAATATTGAAGTTTGGAAAAGAGATTGAATGCTACGCCACAAAAGGAGTCATAGTTTCAGCTGGTACTTATAACAGTCCCAAACTCTTGCAATTATCTGGGATTGGACCGAAAAGTTTATTAAACTTGTTAGATATACCGACAGTACAAGAATTGCTAGTGGGTGAAAACTTACAAGAGCATGTAGCTACCGGCCTTGATTTACTGTTATTCAATCATTCTTTAAGAGTAAATGCTTTAAATGTTCTTAACTTTATGAATGTTTATGAATACTTTATAAATGGTCAGGGGCCCTTTACATCCCCTGGTTGTGAAGCTGTGGGTTTCTTGTCAACTAAGGGTCAAAAAGAACCTGATTTGCAATTTATGGTGTTGCCAGTAGGAATAACGTCAGATGGAGGCAGCCATTTGATGAAATTATTAGGGTTAAAGGATGAAGTTTGGGATagttattttacaaagttatttgacGAACATACAGCAACAATTTTACCTATAGTTTTACATCCAAAGAGCAAAGGCAAAGTTTACATAAACAGTAGAGATCCTAATACACCTCCGCTGATTGATCCAAAGTATTTTGAGGAAAAAGAAGATCTAGATGTTTTGAGGAATGGTGTGAAGAAAGTGTTACAGTTTATAAAAACACAGGCAATTCAGGATGTAGGTGGATTTGTCAATACTTTACCTTTCCCAGGATGTGAGACATATGTTTTGTTCTCTGATGACTATTTGGATTGTTATATGAGGCATTTAACTTTAACTAGCTACCATCCTGTAGGTACATGTTCCATGGGCCTTTCTAGCTCGGATTCTGTAGTTGATACTTCATTTAGAGTGCATGGTGTAAGAGGGCTGTATGTGGTAGATGGTTCAGTGTTACCAAAGTTACCCAGTGGCAATATTAATGCTGCTATTACTATGATggcaagcttgttttttgataaaaatataaaaactaaaaccaaTGATGTATGTTACAGAGGTGatataatttatgaatatatctatgatgtttgtttaagcgaggtttag